From one Haloferax marinisediminis genomic stretch:
- the ribH gene encoding 6,7-dimethyl-8-ribityllumazine synthase translates to MVSLGLVVARFNSSVTEQMEDAAHDAAAERDAEIAETIQVPGAYDSPLAADRLARRDDIDAVAVIGAIVTGDTDHDRVIADATAQSLTDVSLDRDKPVTFGVSGPGMSGAEARERISKGAEAVYAATDMVEALA, encoded by the coding sequence ATGGTCTCTCTCGGACTCGTAGTGGCCCGATTCAACTCGTCGGTCACCGAACAGATGGAGGATGCGGCACACGACGCCGCCGCCGAGCGCGACGCGGAGATCGCCGAGACGATTCAGGTCCCCGGCGCGTACGACTCGCCCCTCGCGGCCGACCGCCTCGCCCGCCGCGACGACATCGACGCCGTCGCCGTCATCGGTGCAATCGTCACCGGCGACACCGACCACGACCGAGTCATCGCCGACGCGACGGCACAGTCGCTGACCGACGTGTCGCTCGACCGTGACAAACCCGTCACGTTCGGCGTCTCCGGTCCCGGAATGAGCGGTGCCGAAGCGCGAGAGCGTATCAGCAAAGGTGCGGAAGCGGTTTACGCTGCGACCGATATGGTGGAGGCGTTGGCATGA